In Candidatus Contubernalis alkalaceticus, the following proteins share a genomic window:
- a CDS encoding nucleoside triphosphate pyrophosphohydrolase, translating into MKIFYNKLVRDRIPEIIEGEEKKTNIRIADQEEYFRLLKDKLVEEVDEFLDSDSPQELPDILEVVIALGSIYGLSFKDLSEMAEENKNARGGFNNMIVLVSVDE; encoded by the coding sequence ATGAAAATATTCTACAACAAGTTAGTGCGGGACAGAATCCCTGAAATCATTGAAGGTGAAGAGAAAAAAACCAATATTCGAATTGCTGATCAAGAAGAATATTTCCGTCTCTTAAAAGATAAGCTGGTGGAGGAAGTAGATGAGTTTCTCGATAGCGACAGCCCACAGGAGTTGCCCGATATTCTGGAAGTTGTCATTGCTCTGGGGAGTATTTACGGGTTATCCTTTAAAGATCTTTCAGAAATGGCAGAGGAAAATAAGAATGCAAGGGGTGGGTTTAATAATATGATTGTGTTGGTGAGTGTTGATGAATGA
- a CDS encoding HIT family protein translates to MENCVFCKKPQSEIICENKLAKAFFDQYPVNQDHVLITPKRHVATYFEASFEELSAINKLTFNVKKILDQKYNQDGYNIGVNVSLAGGQTIFHLHFHIIPRYSGDVENPRGGIRKVKKSIVPYPSEEG, encoded by the coding sequence ATGGAAAACTGTGTTTTTTGCAAAAAACCTCAATCAGAGATAATATGCGAAAATAAACTGGCTAAAGCATTTTTTGACCAGTATCCCGTTAACCAGGACCATGTTTTAATTACTCCCAAAAGACATGTAGCTACATACTTTGAAGCTTCTTTTGAAGAGCTTTCCGCCATTAATAAACTAACTTTCAACGTCAAAAAAATTCTTGACCAAAAATATAACCAAGATGGATATAATATCGGTGTTAATGTTAGCTTAGCCGGTGGTCAGACTATCTTTCATCTCCACTTCCACATTATTCCTCGCTATTCAGGGGATGTTGAAAACCCCAGGGGTGGAATACGAAAGGTTAAAAAAAGTATTGTACCCTACCCCTCTGAAGAGGGTTAA